TATTCAAGGGGAAAAGAAAAAACCCCATCGTATCGAAACAGAAAAATGTATCCGCTGCGGTATTTGTTTGGATAACTGTAAATTTGAAGCCGTGCAGGTCTCTTGATCGAGTCTGTGGGCCTGAGTAACGGAGGAGGTTGAAATAATGATCCAATTTAAGATCAATGGTCAGGAAGTGGAGGCCCAGCCGGACTGGACCGTTCTGGATGCGGCCAAAGAGGCGGGAATCCATATCCCCACCCTTTGTTATCACGAAGCCGTAGGCCCGAGCGGGGCCTGCCGCCTGTGCGTAGTGGAATTAGTGGAAGGGTCCTGGTCCAAGGTAGTCATTTCCTGCATGTATCCTGTTAAAGAAGGGATTACGGTTTTAACGGACAGCGACCGGGTGAAAAATGTCCGGCGATGGGTCCTGGAGATGCTCCTGGCCGAGTGTCCGGCCAGTAAAGAAATAAAGGCCCTGGCTGCAGAATATGGCGTAACTACTTCCCGTTTTTCTATAAAGAATCCTCAGGAGCAGTGCATGCTGTGCGGTTTATGTGTGCGGGTCTGCCAGGAAGTGGTCGGGGTTTCAGCCATTACAACGGTCGGCCGTGGGGTCCATAAGGTCATCGGCACCCCATTCGGAAAATCTTCCGAGGCCTGTGTGGCTTGCGGCTCTTGTGTAACGGTTTGTCCGACTGGGGCCATGCAAACCCGTTTGGATAAGGTCCGCGGTGGCCTTGAGGGCCGCCAGTTATGATCCCTATTCCTGAAAAGGTGAGCAAAGGAGGTTTTATGAACAACCAAAATAAAATCGGGGTCTTTTTGTGTAAATGCGATCGCCGCATCGAGTCTCCGGTCGATCTTGAGGCCCTGGAACGCTTGGTCCAGGAAGATCCTTTAATCGAATATACTGAAATTATACCCTTTTCCTGTACGACTCCCGGCCTGGCCCATTTAAGAGAAACGGTTCGGGGAAAAGGTCTGAACCGGATCGTTGTGGCCGGTTGTGAAGCCAGGATCCTGCTGGGAAAGATTGAAAAGGAATTGATGAAGGAAGGCTTTTTTGAAGGACAGGTGGACATGGTCAATTTGCGGGACCATGTAGCGGCAGTTCACAGCCTGCCGCCTGAGGCAATGGCTGAAAAAGGCGCCAAACTGATCCGATCGGCAGTTGCCGGCCTGTCAA
This DNA window, taken from Deltaproteobacteria bacterium, encodes the following:
- a CDS encoding (2Fe-2S)-binding protein, translating into MIQFKINGQEVEAQPDWTVLDAAKEAGIHIPTLCYHEAVGPSGACRLCVVELVEGSWSKVVISCMYPVKEGITVLTDSDRVKNVRRWVLEMLLAECPASKEIKALAAEYGVTTSRFSIKNPQEQCMLCGLCVRVCQEVVGVSAITTVGRGVHKVIGTPFGKSSEACVACGSCVTVCPTGAMQTRLDKVRGGLEGRQL